The following coding sequences are from one Streptomyces sp. NBC_01294 window:
- a CDS encoding glycoside hydrolase 5 family protein gives MHDHALRFGANYTPSRGWFHHWLDFDLDEVRADLDSIAALGLDHVRVFPLWPVFQPNRTLIRPRAVEQLVALADAAAERGLDVNVDGLQGHLSSFDFLPAWTGTWHRRNIFTDPDVVAGQEEYLRTLAAALADRPNFLGMTVGNEINQFSDAPHPDPDRITPAQAARWLERMLAACEKGAPGRFHLHAEYDAAWYRDGHPFTPAQAARLGAATAVHSWVFNGTAQRHGPSGTATEHHAAYLIELSKAWADDPHRPVWLQEVGAPAPLIRPEHAARFTEATVANALDCPDLWGVTWWCSHDVSRELADFPELEYGLGLLTNDRRTKPAGAAIARIIEEWRGRAHRPAPRSTALVVDGVGGLDGLDVGGAQGAPGRSACAPGGAFFEAWAALTAQGVRPAVVLAERAEDPAHLSARGITEVLRVHDVTRPNVTRPSPT, from the coding sequence GTGCACGATCACGCGCTCCGCTTCGGCGCCAACTACACGCCGTCCCGCGGCTGGTTCCACCACTGGCTGGACTTCGACCTCGACGAGGTCAGGGCCGACCTCGACTCGATCGCCGCGCTCGGGCTGGACCACGTCCGCGTCTTCCCGCTGTGGCCGGTCTTCCAGCCGAACCGGACGCTGATCCGCCCGCGCGCCGTCGAACAGCTCGTCGCGCTCGCCGACGCGGCCGCCGAGCGCGGACTCGACGTCAACGTGGACGGGCTGCAGGGGCACTTGTCGAGCTTCGACTTCCTGCCCGCCTGGACCGGGACCTGGCACCGGCGCAACATCTTCACCGACCCGGACGTCGTCGCGGGGCAGGAGGAGTACCTGCGCACGCTGGCCGCGGCCCTCGCCGACCGGCCGAACTTCCTGGGCATGACCGTCGGCAACGAGATCAACCAGTTCTCCGACGCCCCGCACCCCGACCCCGACCGGATCACCCCGGCCCAGGCCGCCCGCTGGCTGGAGCGGATGCTCGCCGCCTGCGAGAAGGGCGCGCCCGGGCGGTTCCACCTCCACGCCGAGTACGACGCCGCCTGGTACCGGGACGGGCACCCCTTCACCCCGGCCCAGGCGGCCCGGCTGGGCGCGGCCACGGCCGTGCACTCCTGGGTGTTCAACGGCACCGCGCAGCGCCACGGCCCGAGCGGGACGGCGACCGAGCACCATGCGGCGTACCTGATCGAGCTGTCCAAGGCCTGGGCCGACGATCCGCACCGTCCGGTGTGGCTCCAGGAGGTCGGCGCCCCGGCGCCGCTGATCCGGCCGGAACACGCGGCGCGGTTCACCGAGGCCACCGTCGCGAACGCCCTGGACTGCCCGGACTTGTGGGGCGTGACCTGGTGGTGCTCGCACGACGTGTCCCGGGAGCTCGCGGACTTCCCGGAACTGGAGTACGGCCTCGGCCTGCTCACCAACGACCGCCGGACCAAGCCGGCCGGCGCCGCCATCGCCCGGATCATCGAGGAGTGGCGGGGCCGCGCGCACCGCCCCGCACCGCGCTCCACCGCGCTCGTCGTGGACGGCGTGGGCGGGCTGGACGGACTGGACGTCGGCGGGGCGCAGGGGGCCCCGGGCCGCTCCGCGTGTGCCCCGGGCGGCGCCTTCTTCGAAGCCTGGGCAGCGCTGACGGCCCAGGGGGTGCGGCCCGCGGTGGTCCTGGCGGAGCGCGCCGAGGACCCGGCCCACCTGTCCGCGCGCGGCATCACCGAGGTGCTGCGCGTGCACGACGTGACCCGACCGAACGTGACCCGACCGAGCCCGACCTGA